The Brachyspira aalborgi genome has a segment encoding these proteins:
- the plsY gene encoding glycerol-3-phosphate 1-O-acyltransferase PlsY — protein sequence MIVKIISVLISYLIGAIPFSFIIGKANGHDVRKEGSANPGASNVLRLCGKKAGILAYFCDIGKGMIAVLIPSFILKGQNNILIICAVAAIIGHVFSIFLGFKGGKGVATSAGTMFMLAPVSLIITMVFFFIGLFASKKTVAMGSTVGAIMFPIVLSVLYFKFNFLYRIFFNIDYKLLLPITILLALFIIIKHIPNYKRLLKGEENSFSKK from the coding sequence ATGATAGTTAAAATTATAAGCGTTCTAATTTCTTATTTAATAGGAGCGATTCCTTTTTCATTTATAATTGGAAAAGCAAACGGGCATGATGTGAGAAAGGAAGGAAGCGCTAATCCAGGAGCTAGCAATGTTTTAAGATTATGCGGAAAAAAAGCGGGAATTCTTGCATACTTCTGCGATATTGGAAAGGGAATGATTGCGGTTTTAATTCCTTCGTTTATATTGAAAGGACAAAATAATATTTTAATTATATGCGCGGTTGCCGCGATAATCGGACATGTATTTTCAATATTTTTAGGTTTCAAAGGCGGAAAGGGAGTTGCGACAAGCGCGGGAACAATGTTTATGCTTGCTCCTGTAAGTTTGATTATTACAATGGTATTTTTCTTTATAGGTTTATTCGCTTCAAAAAAAACTGTTGCAATGGGAAGCACAGTTGGAGCGATAATGTTTCCGATAGTTTTGAGCGTTTTATATTTTAAGTTTAATTTTTTGTATAGAATATTTTTTAATATAGATTATAAACTCCTACTTCCTATAACGATACTTTTGGCTTTGTTTATAATAATAAAACATATACCGAATTATAAGAGATTATTAAAAGGCGAAGAAAATAGTTTTTCAAAAAAATAA
- the fsa gene encoding fructose-6-phosphate aldolase, with protein sequence MKFFIDTANVEDIKKANDMGVICGVTTNPSLIAKEGKNFNDVIKEITSIVDGPISGEVKATTIKAEDMIVEAREIAKIHKNMVVKIPMTVEGLKAVKILSKEGIKTNVTLIFSANQALLAARAGATYVSPFLGRLDDISTDGLELIRTIADIFATHGIDTEIISASVRHPIHVTECALAGADIATVPYSVIEQMTKHPLTEQGIEKFKKDYEAVFGK encoded by the coding sequence ATGAAATTTTTTATTGATACGGCAAATGTTGAAGATATAAAAAAAGCTAACGATATGGGAGTAATATGCGGAGTTACGACAAATCCGTCTTTGATAGCTAAAGAAGGAAAAAACTTTAACGATGTTATAAAAGAAATTACTTCAATAGTTGATGGTCCTATTTCGGGCGAGGTTAAGGCTACTACTATAAAAGCTGAAGATATGATTGTAGAGGCGAGAGAGATTGCTAAAATTCATAAAAATATGGTTGTAAAAATTCCTATGACTGTAGAAGGATTGAAGGCGGTTAAAATTTTATCTAAAGAAGGAATAAAAACGAATGTCACTTTAATATTTTCCGCCAATCAAGCTTTGCTTGCAGCAAGAGCGGGTGCTACTTATGTTTCGCCATTTTTAGGAAGATTGGACGATATTTCTACAGATGGATTAGAATTAATAAGAACGATAGCCGATATTTTTGCAACGCATGGTATTGACACTGAAATAATTTCTGCAAGCGTTAGACATCCTATACATGTTACAGAATGCGCATTAGCTGGAGCGGATATTGCAACAGTTCCTTATAGTGTTATAGAGCAGATGACGAAACATCCTTTAACCGAACAAGGAATAGAAAAATTCAAAAAAGATTATGAAGCGGTATTTGGAAAATAA
- a CDS encoding DMT family transporter, producing MGKGIFLFIGVASLSASAIFVRLANAPASITAFYRLFFTFILIFPLTILKKSNREELKSLTKKDIILCIISGFSLGLHYFLWFQSLNFTSVASSTVIVTLQPLFSLIFGYFIFKEKYTNKAILGFIIAFAGSFIIGLGDFQINPKALFGDFLALIAAIFISVNFIIGQYIRKRLSAINYTAFTYIPAFIFLGFLSFIIKVNFFEYSFETWIYILCLTLISTMLGHFIFTWLLRWFSATVISMTILGEAVGACILGYFILNESVSLKQLVGIIIILFGIGLFLKESNIN from the coding sequence ATGGGAAAGGGAATATTTTTATTTATAGGAGTCGCTTCTTTATCTGCATCTGCAATATTCGTAAGGCTTGCAAACGCTCCCGCTTCAATAACGGCTTTTTACAGATTATTTTTTACTTTTATTTTAATTTTTCCTTTAACAATTTTAAAAAAATCAAATAGAGAAGAATTAAAATCATTAACTAAAAAAGATATTATTTTATGCATAATTTCTGGCTTTTCTTTAGGACTGCATTATTTTTTATGGTTTCAATCTTTAAATTTTACATCGGTTGCAAGTTCTACCGTAATAGTGACTTTACAGCCTTTATTTTCTTTAATATTCGGATATTTTATTTTTAAAGAAAAATATACAAATAAGGCAATATTAGGATTTATAATCGCTTTTGCTGGTTCTTTTATAATCGGATTAGGAGATTTTCAAATTAATCCGAAAGCTTTATTTGGAGATTTTTTGGCTTTAATTGCCGCTATTTTTATAAGCGTTAATTTTATAATAGGACAATATATTAGAAAAAGATTATCGGCGATTAATTATACGGCATTTACTTATATTCCCGCATTTATATTTTTAGGTTTTCTTTCTTTTATAATTAAAGTTAATTTTTTTGAATATTCTTTTGAAACTTGGATTTATATTTTATGTTTAACTTTAATATCGACTATGCTCGGACATTTTATATTTACTTGGCTTTTAAGATGGTTTTCTGCAACCGTAATTTCTATGACTATATTAGGAGAAGCCGTTGGCGCTTGCATTTTAGGATATTTTATATTAAACGAAAGCGTCAGTTTAAAACAATTAGTTGGAATTATAATAATATTATTCGGAATTGGATTATTTCTTAAAGAAAGCAATATAAATTAA
- the der gene encoding ribosome biogenesis GTPase Der, with protein MKNIAILGRPNVGKSTLFNRLVGRRKSIVDSTAGVTRDIGIAKTFIENIEFNIFDTGGLLDISEDILNEKVREKALKTATEDSDILLFLVDAHQNHPDDKHFINAIRKSNKPIILVINKVDADSHNQLINEFYSLGIKEMVSVSAEHNKGIDDLKEKILNIYKSFNKNEFKEKKKIIENSENEDNKNLEEFIAEKNKVNIAIVGKPNAGKSTLLNTLIGKERSIVSNIAGTTRDPIDETFNFNGNEICLIDTAGIRKKKNVNSDIEYYSVNRAIKSIEASDVCILMLDVFEGLTEQDKTIANLIIERKKGIVIAANKWDIREKGITWNDYETYMKETFPVLNYVFYAKVSATKKKDAEKLLSLAIRVAKTRRQKFETHSLTETFVRATREYTISAGGSPFKIFYATQTGINPPAFAIFCNNPHKLNSHYRRYLENKFREIFDFRGTPIILNFRKRGKKNDS; from the coding sequence AAGAAAATCTATAGTCGATTCTACGGCTGGAGTGACAAGAGATATTGGAATAGCGAAAACTTTTATAGAAAATATTGAATTTAATATATTCGATACTGGCGGACTTTTAGATATAAGCGAAGATATTTTAAATGAAAAAGTTAGAGAGAAAGCTTTGAAAACGGCGACTGAAGATTCCGATATACTTTTATTTTTAGTTGACGCTCATCAAAACCATCCTGACGACAAACATTTTATAAACGCTATAAGAAAATCAAATAAACCGATTATACTCGTAATTAATAAAGTTGATGCAGATTCGCATAATCAATTAATAAACGAATTCTACTCGCTCGGCATAAAAGAAATGGTAAGCGTTAGCGCCGAACATAATAAAGGAATAGACGACTTAAAAGAAAAAATTTTGAATATATATAAAAGCTTTAATAAAAATGAATTTAAAGAAAAGAAAAAAATAATTGAAAATTCGGAAAATGAAGATAATAAAAATTTAGAAGAATTTATTGCAGAAAAAAATAAAGTAAATATAGCAATAGTCGGAAAACCAAACGCTGGAAAATCTACTCTTTTAAATACTTTAATCGGAAAAGAAAGAAGCATAGTTTCAAATATCGCGGGAACGACAAGAGACCCAATAGATGAAACTTTTAATTTTAACGGAAATGAAATTTGTTTAATAGATACGGCGGGAATAAGAAAAAAGAAAAATGTAAATTCCGATATAGAATATTATAGCGTAAACAGAGCGATAAAATCAATAGAAGCTTCCGATGTTTGTATTCTTATGCTCGATGTTTTTGAAGGTTTAACAGAACAAGATAAAACGATAGCAAATTTAATAATTGAAAGAAAAAAAGGAATAGTAATCGCTGCAAATAAATGGGATATTAGAGAGAAAGGCATAACTTGGAACGATTATGAAACATATATGAAAGAAACTTTTCCCGTTTTAAATTATGTTTTTTACGCGAAAGTGTCGGCAACTAAAAAAAAAGACGCCGAAAAACTTTTATCTTTGGCAATTAGAGTCGCTAAAACAAGAAGACAGAAATTTGAAACTCATTCGCTTACAGAAACTTTTGTTAGAGCTACAAGAGAATATACGATATCGGCAGGCGGAAGTCCTTTTAAGATTTTTTACGCGACTCAAACGGGAATAAATCCGCCAGCTTTTGCAATATTTTGTAATAATCCTCATAAATTAAATTCTCATTATAGAAGATATTTAGAAAATAAATTTAGAGAGATTTTTGATTTTAGAGGAACTCCTATAATTCTTAATTTTAGAAAGAGAGGTAAAAAAAATGATAGTTAA